From Oryza sativa Japonica Group chromosome 4, ASM3414082v1, one genomic window encodes:
- the LOC4336005 gene encoding uncharacterized protein, whose amino-acid sequence MALDARAMLLPAAAEVATVDVVGDGEERPWSGNGGNGGGGGGDSSSAMVGAVSVDLPTMWGDERRMKRELVAWAKAVASMAIRESCNSR is encoded by the coding sequence ATGGCTTTGGATGCCAGGGCCAtgctgctgccggcggcggcggaggtggcgaccGTCGatgtcgtcggcgacggcgaggagaggcCGTGGTCCGGgaacggcggcaatggcggcggcggcggtggtgactCATCATCGGCGATGGTGGGCGCGGTGTCGGTGGACTTGCCGACGATGTGGGGCGACGAGAGGAGGATGAAGCGGGAGCTGGTCGCCTGGGCGAAGGCCGTGGCGTCCATGGCCATCAGGGAGTCATGTAACTCCAGATGA
- the LOC136356103 gene encoding uncharacterized protein, translating into MAAARLQPRRRDRLGVKGRLGASGRPQGRRQRGEERRIRRRHHRIRRPASATRRVAAGSGVSAAGSEPWWCGSTADAATPMARRPWLVGGGAEASRRRGDAASPASATAGGAGGRSRRSGATAVAGRRAAVAGSATRRPWLAGDGEAATAEIVPASWRLVAGLSWAAVVLVVVVTASWWFKAAGMAMVAGMASAEGAKAAVLVPARRWRGAQRRRRRCPQIRASRLDLEGSRLWWSETSADLRRLATAVGDDGAVAAAVGSDGVGRRRRRRTWRRHGEGRQRSGRWQWRRLAEAVAGGRDSGHRRHGGPGRLAEGVGDGCIWPTRHVLVEGSETGLAQRGAADGSGGRLGARGAGGGVGGRLGVRGAADGGRPDWRERRVRWRRPAWRRRPRCEEELLVGVARSSAHKGWPAGDAIAGVPHVGRACVVVEHRCVSRGSHPSRAIAGRKPSLGSFESRRMAVAVFPSLLFLKTSFWHLLGSDLSCVPLLV; encoded by the coding sequence atggcggcggcgaggctccaACCCAGGCGGCGTGACCGCCTCGGCGTGAAGGGGCGGCTCGGAGCTTCGGGAAGGCCgcaggggcggcggcagcgcggcgaggagcggcggatccggcgccgccaccaccggatcCGGCGCCCAGCATCGGCCACGAGGCGAGTGGCGGCTGGATCCGGTGTCTCCGCTGCCGGATCTGAGCCGTGGTGGTGCGGGAGCACGGCGGATGCGGCGACGCCGATGGCGCGACGGCCGTGGCTGGTCGGCGGTGGTGCGGAAGCGTCGCGTCGACGGGGAGACGCGGCATCGCCGGCAAGCGCTACGGCTGGGGGCGCGGGCGGCCGCAGCAGGCGCAGTGGCGCGACGGCTGTGGCTGGCCGGCGGGCGGCTGTGGCCGGCAGCGCGACACGACGGCCGTGGCTGGCTGGCGATGGCGAGGCCGCCACGGCGGAGATAGTGCCGGCGAGCTGGCGGCTGGTGGCGGGGTTGAGCTGGGCGGCAGTggttctggtggtggtggtgacggcaTCATGGTGGTTcaaggcggcggggatggcgatggtggcgggGATGGCGTCGGCCGagggcgcgaaggcggcggtattGGTCCCtgcgcggcgatggcgcggtgctcagcggcgacggcggcggtgccccCAGATCCGCGCCTCTCGGCTGGATTTGGAGGGTAGCCGGCTGTGGTGGTCAGAGACGTCGGCCGACTTGCGACGGCTGGCGACGGCagttggcgacgacggcgctgTGGCCGCGGCAGTTGGCAGCGACGGCGTCggccgacgacgccggcgaaggacttggcggcggcatggcgaaGGGCGACAACGAAGCGGCCgctggcagtggcggcggctcgcggaggcggtggctggTGGCCGCGACAGTGGTCACAGGAGGCATGGTGGCCCTGGACggctagccgagggcgtgggAGACGGCTGCATTTGGCCGACGCGGCATGTTCTGGTGGAAGGGTCGGAGACCGGTttggcgcagagaggcgcagccgatggcagcggaggccggctcggcgcgagaggcgcgggcggcggagttggaggccggcttggcgtgagaggcgcagccgatggagggaggccggattggcgcgagaggcgcgtccggtggaggaggccggcttggaggaggcgacctaggtgtgaggaggagctgctGGTGGGTGTGGCGCGATCTTCGGCGCACAAAGGCTGGCCAGCGGGGGACGCCATtgcaggggtcccacatgtcggcagagcttgtgtggtggtggagcatcggtgtgtCAGCCGTGGGTCTCACCCTTCAAGGGCGATTGCCGGGCGTaagcccagtcttggctcctttgagtCCCGACggatggcggtggcggtttttccgtcgcttctcttcttgaagacgtcgttttggcatcTCCTAGGGAGCGATCTCAGCTGTgtccctttgttggtctag
- the LOC4336006 gene encoding probable protein phosphatase 2C 41 isoform X1, which yields MSRFCCFGAGCSEFSGHASTSSGKGKGIQGQVKVSYGFYLVRGMTNHPMEDYHVAELAEEKGNELGLFAIFDGHLGDTVPAYLQKNLFANILNEEEFLTQPDRAIIKAYEKTDQAILSHTPDLGQGGSTAVTAILLNGRKLWVANVGDSRAVLLKGGRPIQMSTDHDPNVERSAIENRGGFVSNMPGDVPRVCGQLAVSRAFGDRNLKSLLKSEPDIKVEDIDYTAELLVLASDGLWKVMNNQEVVDVAKRFKDPQAAAKQLTAEALKRDSKDDISCVVVRFRM from the exons atgtcgAGGTTTTGCTGCTTCGGTGCTGGTTGCTCCGAG TTCTCGGGGCATGCATCAACCAGCTCTGGTAAAGGGAAAGGTATTCAAGGCCAAGTGAAGGTAAGCTATGGGTTTTACCTTGTAAGAGGGATGACGAATCATCCAATGGAGGACTATCATGTCGCGGAACTTGCAGAAGAGAAAGGAAACGAACTTGGTCTTTTCGCTATTTTCGATGGCCATCTAGGAGATACTGTTCCTGCATACTTGCAGAAGAACTTATTTGCAAACATTTTGAATGAG GAGGAGTTTTTGACACAACCAGATAGAGCAATCATAAAAGCTTATGAAAAGACAGACCAAGCAATCCTGTCACATACTCCAGATTTGGGACAAGGTGGCTCCACTGCTGTAACAGCAATTCTTTTGAATGGCAGGAAGTTGTGGGTCGCAAATGTTGGCGATTCGCGAGCTGTTCTTTTGAAAGGTGGTAGGCCAATACAGATGTCGACTGACCATGATCCGAATGTCGAGCGTAGTGCTATTGAAAATAGGGGTGGCTTTGTTTCAAACATGCCAG GAGATGTTCCCCGAGTCTGTGGTCAGTTGGCTGTCTCCAGAGCTTTTGGCGACAGGAATCTAAAGTCACTATTGAAGTCAGAGCCTGATATAAAAGTTGAAGATATAGATTACACTGCTGAGCTTCTTGTCCTTGCGAGCGATGGACTTTGGAAG GTAATGAACAATCAGGAGGTCGTTGATGTGGCCAAAAGATTCAAGGATCCACAAGCAGCTGCCAAGCAATTAACAGCTGAGGCATTGAAAAGAGACAGTAAAGACGACATATCGTGCGTTGTTGTTCGGTTCAGGATGTAA